The stretch of DNA CCGATATCGTGCTGGGCAATACCTATCATCTGATGCTGCGGCCTGGCGCCGAGCGGATCGCAGTGCTCGGCGGCCTGCAGACCTTCACCGGCTGGAACGGGCCTATGCTGACGGACTCCGGCGGCTTCCAGGTGATGTCGCTGTCGGACCTGCGCAAGGTGAGCGAGAAGGCCGTGACCTTCCGTTCGCATATCGACGGCGCCAAGGTCGAGCTGTCGCCAGAGCGTTCGATCGAGGTGCAGCGTCTTCTGGGGGCAGATATCGCGATGCAGATGGACGAGTGCGTACGGCTGCCGGCCGGTCGCGACGACATCGAGCGCGCGATGCGGCTGTCGCTGCGCTGGGCCGAGCGCAGCAAGCGGGCGTTCGAGACCGCGCCTGATGGTTACATGCTGTTCGGCATCGTGCAGGGCGGCGACATTCCCGAAATGCGCCACACCAACGCGCGCGGACTGGTCGAGATCGGCTTCCACGGCTACGCGATCGGCGGGCTTGCGGTCGGCGAGCCGCAGGCGGTGATGCTGTCGATGGTCGAGGAAACCGCGCCGGCGCTTCCTGTTGATCGCCCGCGCTATCTGATGGGCGTCGGCACGCCGGAGGATCTGCTGGAAAGCGTGGCGCGCGGTATCGACATGTTCGACTGCGTGATGCCGACCCGGAACGGGCGCCACGGCATGGCGTTCACCCGCTTCGGCCAGATCAACCTGCGCAACGCCCGCCATGCCAACGATCCGCGGCCGCTCGATGAGGAAAGCGAATGGCCCGCGACGCGCGACTATTCCCGCGCCTATCTGCAGCATCTGGTCCGGTCGGGCGAGACGCTCGGCGCGATGCTGCTGTCGGAAATCAACGTGGCGTATTACCAGCACCTGATGCGGGGCATGCGCGAAGCGATTTCACAGGGTGCTTTTGCCAGCTTCCGCGAACGTACGCGCGCCGACTGGACCAAGGGCGATATACCGCCGCGCTAGGCCGGAGCGCGTGTGGACCTCCGGCCAAGCAGGATAATGACGGCTGCCAGAAATTGAATCATGGCAATGAGCGCGAACGGTAACTGATAATTGGCTGTCGTGTCATGCATCGCGCCAATGATGGCAGGTGCGAATGCAAATACCCCCTGGTTGATCGCGATAATCAGCGCCACCGCGGTGGCGACATCCTCGCGTTCGAATTCCTTCTGTACGATCAATGGAGGGAGTGAAGTCAGATTGCCTATGCCGAGACCGAACAGAACGCACCCAAGCGTGAGACCCAGCGATCCCTGACCTAAAGTCAACAACAGGACACCGGCGATCTGCACGGCAAAGTTGGCGGTCGCCGCGAACCGGCGATCATGTTCGCCCATCCACTTGCCGGCCGCGGTCCGGCCAATAACGGCACATACCGTCGCCAGGCTGACAAGAAACCCGGCATGCTCAATTCCAAGCTCCGGCGTAAGGCGAGCGACCAGGTGCGCCAGCAGGCCGATCTGCGCGAAGAGACCGAGCGAGAAAGCTGCCGAAATCGTGATGAAACGCGCAGATCGAACGATCTCGATGCGAGTCCGTCTCGGCTGCGGCTTTGCTCTCGCCTGATGCGATGCGTCGCCGTCTGGCGCCAGCCCCACGTCTTCGGGAGATTTGACCAGGAACCTGACGCAGAGATAAGCAACCGTGGCGACCATGCAGCCGCCGACGAGAAGTGCGGCGGACGGAAATCCGATCGATCGTATCAGATAGACCCACAGCGGCACGAACAGCACGCCGCCGACGCTGGCGCCATTGAACGCAAGCGCTATTGCGATCGGCCGATCACGATCGAACCATCTTGCCACGATCGCATTCAGCGCTGCGCCGCTCGTCATGGCCCAACCAGCCCCGCTCGGGATTGCCGCGGCGAACAACTGCCACGGCTCGCGTGAGTTGGACCACAAGATCAGGCCAGCCGCCGTGAGGACCGCGCCAAGAAACGTCGTTTTGGCGATTCCGACCCTGCGATGTATCTCGGGCAAGCAGGCAATGACGATTGCGCTGAGCAAGAAGTGGACGGTGACGGCAAACGAAATCTGTGAGATCGGCCAGCCCCGCGTTTGATGCAGCGATTGCAGAAACACTGAAGGGCCATAGAACCCGATGCCCCAGGCAAACACGGCGATTGCGAATGCCGACCAGGCAACCGACCATCCAAAGAATCGGCCCGCGACGACCATTGTTTCCATTCTCCCCAAACATAAGATGGGCACGAGGTAGCATCAGGAGTGTGCGATGGCTCGCCGCAATCGGACTCGGTCGTCGGGAAAAACCAGGGTTGGAAATCTGGACGTAGCAGCCTGCGAGCGGGCGCGCGTCAGTCGTGACCGACGATTTGACGGTCAGTTCTTTTCTGGTGTCAGGACAACACGCATCTACTGCCGCCCGGTCTGCCCGGTTCGCCCCGCCAAAGCGGAGAATGTGTCCTTTTATCCATCGGCAGCGGCGGCGGAGCGCGCTGGATTTCGGCCGTGCTTGCGGTGCCGGCCAGAGACAGCGCCATTCTCTCCGGCATGGAATGGCTCACGGACGACCGTCGAGCGCGCGGTGCGATTGATCAGCAAGGGTGCACTCGATAATGCGTCGGTTGAAGCGCTCGCCGATCGCGTTGGCGTCGGGACGCGGCATTTATGCCGATTGTTCGACAGGTATCTCGGCGCCAGCCCCGGTCAGATTGCCAAGACCACGCGTGTGCAGCGGGCGAAGCGACTTTTGGACGATACCAAATTGCCGATGATCGAGATTGCATCGCGAGCTGGGTTCCGCAGCCTGCGCCGATTCAATGCGGTCTTTGCGGAGGTGTACAGGCGCCCCCCAACCGAGATCCGGCGAGCGCAACGGAACGGTTAGAAATTTCAGGACCAAAAACAAACGCGCGCCGAACGGGCGCGCGGTGACATTGCTCCACGATAGTTTGAATCAATTACAGGCGAACCTCTTGACCGAATGTTTAGTCACGAAGCCGTAACCGCAGGTATCGCAGGTCCAGAGATAGCTGATCACGTTGTCGTTGAGGTAGGCGGAAGCTTCCGCAGCAACCATGGTGTCGGCACACACGGGGCACGTCGGCAAATCACAGCCGCGCGGATCGGGCCTATAGGCTACGGCGGACAGGATTTCAGCGATAGCTCGCATCGTGACCTCCGTGCGATCTGAACCTCAGGTCAGCTCACTACGAAAGTATACTCCGAAATCTTTGACGATGTCGCAACACAAATGCGTTGATTTCGCGATATTTAGCGACGTTCTTGTTTTGCAATGCAGCGAACTGTTCGCCCCGGCGATTCCGGCTTGCGCATCGCGCTGGCCGCCTCCTAAGTAGGGAGAGCCGCCAATTCCCCGCAGATGATCGCCACAGGAGTGTTGAGATGGATGCGTCGTCAGCCACGAGTGCAGTGCAACGCCCGGGCCGGGGCCGGGTTTTCGACTCCATCGTCGATGCGATCGGCGACACCCCGATCGTTCGCTTGCGCAAATTGCCGGAGGCGCATGGTGTTAGCGCAACCATCCTGGCCAAGCTCGAGTATTTCAATCCCGCCGCGAGCGTGAAAGACCGCATTGGGGCTGCGATGGTGATCGCGATGGAGAAGGCCGGCGTGATCAATGCCGACACCGTGCTGATTGAGCCGACGTCAGGCAATACCGGCATCGCGCTCGCTTTCGTCGCGGCCTCGCGCGGCTACCGGCTGAAGCTGGTGATGCCGGAATCGATGTCGATCGAGCGGCGCAAGATGCTGGCCTTCCTCGGCGCCGAGATCATCCTGACGCCGGCAGCCCAGGGCATGAGGGGCTCGATCGCGACTGCG from Bradyrhizobium sp. AZCC 1693 encodes:
- a CDS encoding MFS transporter; the protein is METMVVAGRFFGWSVAWSAFAIAVFAWGIGFYGPSVFLQSLHQTRGWPISQISFAVTVHFLLSAIVIACLPEIHRRVGIAKTTFLGAVLTAAGLILWSNSREPWQLFAAAIPSGAGWAMTSGAALNAIVARWFDRDRPIAIALAFNGASVGGVLFVPLWVYLIRSIGFPSAALLVGGCMVATVAYLCVRFLVKSPEDVGLAPDGDASHQARAKPQPRRTRIEIVRSARFITISAAFSLGLFAQIGLLAHLVARLTPELGIEHAGFLVSLATVCAVIGRTAAGKWMGEHDRRFAATANFAVQIAGVLLLTLGQGSLGLTLGCVLFGLGIGNLTSLPPLIVQKEFEREDVATAVALIIAINQGVFAFAPAIIGAMHDTTANYQLPFALIAMIQFLAAVIILLGRRSTRAPA
- a CDS encoding bifunctional transcriptional activator/DNA repair enzyme AdaA, whose product is MARRNRTRSSGKTRVGNLDVAACERARVSRDRRFDGQFFSGVRTTRIYCRPVCPVRPAKAENVSFYPSAAAAERAGFRPCLRCRPETAPFSPAWNGSRTTVERAVRLISKGALDNASVEALADRVGVGTRHLCRLFDRYLGASPGQIAKTTRVQRAKRLLDDTKLPMIEIASRAGFRSLRRFNAVFAEVYRRPPTEIRRAQRNG
- the tgt gene encoding tRNA guanosine(34) transglycosylase Tgt; translation: MSLPNHFELLATDGAARTGRLTTPHGVVQTPAFMPVGTAGAMKGMHWREIRDAGADIVLGNTYHLMLRPGAERIAVLGGLQTFTGWNGPMLTDSGGFQVMSLSDLRKVSEKAVTFRSHIDGAKVELSPERSIEVQRLLGADIAMQMDECVRLPAGRDDIERAMRLSLRWAERSKRAFETAPDGYMLFGIVQGGDIPEMRHTNARGLVEIGFHGYAIGGLAVGEPQAVMLSMVEETAPALPVDRPRYLMGVGTPEDLLESVARGIDMFDCVMPTRNGRHGMAFTRFGQINLRNARHANDPRPLDEESEWPATRDYSRAYLQHLVRSGETLGAMLLSEINVAYYQHLMRGMREAISQGAFASFRERTRADWTKGDIPPR